The sequence CTCAAATGTAACACATGAGTTAGTATAAGTTATAATAATTTAATACATAATTAGAGAGTCATTTTTCTACTTTCATTAGTTTTTCCTGATTGTGTTTTACTTCAGTAATTGAAGTGATAAAGGAGTTTACAGAGGTTTGTAATGGAGGACTTTTATCAGGACATTTTACAATTTGTAACTTCCTCCCTTAAATTATGACAGTAGTCCTAAATACTAGTACTCAGTACTCTGAAATGTGTATTATGTGTTACATATGAGGTTTGTATAGAGTTTTGCTTAGAGTATTTCTTTAACTTCTATAAAGCTCTGTTTCTACTTCcacaacattacacatatcatatTTATTGTGATGAGTGATCATCGTAGGATCATTTACCTTAATCCTgattaatttaaaaataaatataacctaaAAACCTGTCACAGGTTAATCTTTTGTTATCACGTCATATCAGACAGTTTGCCTTTAATCTATGGATCATCCTGGATTAGCCATCGCTGTTCAATTAAACCACTCACTGCTTGTTGCTTATTAAGACCCCTTTTCAAATGGAGTTACATTACAAATGTTAAGTAATGACTGGATGACCAGTCTATGAACATTGAAGTGTGATTAATGGCAAGAAAGATCATCATCAGGGATGTAGctaatgatttttttattttcaatgAATCTCCAGAAAACAGTTTCTTTTTTAATCCAATTCTATATTCTTCACTTTGATGAACATTGGGTGTGATTTGCCAGAATTTTGTATTACATTATCAGTCAGACTTCTCTGTCGGACCAATAGCTTAAACCAATATATATGAAATGTACACAAAGAAAGCATAAGCCCTTGATTTAGCTTTTAACAACCAACAGACATTTCTGCTTTAAAAATAACTGAAATTCCCTTTAATCCATTCACGTTTACAAACTTTATGTAAGTTTACAAGAAATGTCAGGTGACAGAAAAAACATATCTTAGACTGTACCCAGTACAGTGATCTTTAAATATCAAACTGAAACTGTCAAAGtgagggcggggggggggggggggtatttaTTTACAGTAAGGACTGGGttgtggaggagatggagacagTTTGGGGTGAGGTGAGTCTATTATCTTTTTTGGAGGCAGGAAGGAGGGGAGGTGGCAGGGGGGGGGTCCTTCCCAGACTCACTGGAGCCTTGTTGTAACAGCCTCATTGAGACTGAATGAGACATCTTAATTACTCCAGTTGTGAAAACTAAAGGAGGGGAAGGTGGGAGGGACGGGAGGATGTGTGCTTTGATCTTGGAGCTGAGGGAGTTTGAAGCCTCCTATAAATACAGACGGGCTCTGATAAGAAGGCCAGTTAAAACTCTCAGGACAGACCAGCACACCTTCCTCTGCACGCAGGACTCAAAACCTGCTTTCACCAAACACAAGGATTTACTCTTTTCCAGGACAAAACGTCAACACTGCAGCCATGAGAGGACAGTTTTCCATCGAGTGGATGGCCCAGAGCAGCCAGTCTTCCGACACAGAGAGCTCAGCCTCTGGACCCGCAGCCTGTGGGACTCATTCCGAGAGTCTGCCGGGCTTTTACTGCAGGCAGAAGTCCGAAACTGGACCCGAGCAGCAAGAAACCAGAAACCAGGGCCTCAATTCAATCAGTCTACAGCACCAAACCTCCCACAATAATCAAGGTATGTTCAGTCCAGCCATGAGAAGTTAACTTGAGTTTCCCCATGTTACTCTATAATTCTACTTCTATACATTTAAGGCAAAACATGTTTGTAATACCCCCATACAGACTCTATGATCAGCTTATACACATTCAATAAGACAGTGTGATGTTAAACAGGTATAAGGATATGTTTAATGTTTATGAATGTGCCAAGTTGGTCTGCGAGGATAGCATTTGTTTATGATATTAAAACAATTTTAACAGATTTCATATCTTATGTTTATAGAAACCAGGATTTATATTTCTTAACAAACACATTAATAAGGATCTAAATGTGATAACAACTGCagaaacattttaaatgcaggaatttaatttgtaatgtaaagtaaaagtacatatTGATATTGTGCTATATTTAAGTCAAAATCTGAGGTATTTGAACATAgcttatagctctttttttttattctactCCACCACTTTTCTTACAGCATCAGGTACAAATGAAGAGTATTAGTATAAGTAGTTTTTACTCAAATGTTATCCGAATACTTCCATCAATGGATAATTCTAACATGATTTATTCTGTTATTTCCTCTGTGCAGTAACCGAGGGAGGCTTCAGCAGCGGGACAGAGGAGGAAACATCCGGCTACGAGAGTGAAGGGGGtcgctctctctccccctcggCCCCCACTGACTGCACCTCCACCCCCCCGGCATCCCCTCCCTCAGGGAGGAGACCCCGTACGGCCTTCACAGCAGAGCAGATCAGCAGCCTGGAGAGGGCCTTCAAGAGAAACGCTTACCTGGGAACACAGGACAAATCCGAGCTCTGCAAGAAGCTCAGCCTTTCTGACAAACAGGTACAAATCCTTAGATCATATTCGAGACAGCTTTTTCAGGTTCTTAGGTCATCTCCTTAG comes from Pseudochaenichthys georgianus chromosome 12, fPseGeo1.2, whole genome shotgun sequence and encodes:
- the ved gene encoding ventrally expressed dharma/bozozok antagonist → MRGQFSIEWMAQSSQSSDTESSASGPAACGTHSESLPGFYCRQKSETGPEQQETRNQGLNSISLQHQTSHNNQVTEGGFSSGTEEETSGYESEGGRSLSPSAPTDCTSTPPASPPSGRRPRTAFTAEQISSLERAFKRNAYLGTQDKSELCKKLSLSDKQIRNWFQNRRMKLKRTVQDALAHACQANVTSQFMHYPELQAYRPGPYPRYHSAAAAQDVQATPSYIHPHSLHYSSPLPSVTSLPLDSFYQYSSLPGVMLPSATSQIMGSYSAYPQYY